The following proteins are co-located in the Thermoplasmata archaeon genome:
- a CDS encoding DMT family transporter has product MPAGRAYLGSAVGFPLLAAFLWALYYILVLAATPRSNPSAVFVYPFLFGGVAYAAWTGIRGDGAAFLALWRSPAAWLRVGLLLGMQLSVLAGTYLIGPVDVSLLSLIGDVVITPIFVAAAFLEYRDRLGSIVLWTGMILCALGGALAIVGSGSVAAVRGWGYLLVITIPLTVAGYFLGSAREGERTSLSAVVAQSMLAAGIVGVAISPLLPGGTAGLALVDPTPLLLLVVTGLTSFFVAPLLYFDAIHRAGYVVPPLLMTGIPVFAGILSWGILSIPIPALGLVGIPVAVGGAILALRAETAAPSRAAAGSPPG; this is encoded by the coding sequence GTGCCCGCCGGCCGAGCGTACCTGGGCTCGGCCGTCGGCTTCCCCCTGCTCGCCGCGTTCCTGTGGGCGCTGTACTACATCCTCGTCCTCGCCGCGACCCCGCGGTCGAACCCGTCGGCGGTGTTCGTCTACCCGTTCCTGTTCGGCGGGGTCGCCTACGCCGCCTGGACGGGGATCCGCGGCGACGGCGCGGCCTTCCTCGCCCTCTGGCGCAGTCCGGCGGCCTGGCTGAGGGTGGGCCTGCTTCTCGGCATGCAGCTCTCGGTGCTCGCGGGGACCTACCTCATCGGCCCGGTCGACGTCTCGCTGCTGTCGTTGATCGGGGACGTGGTGATCACCCCGATCTTCGTCGCCGCGGCGTTCCTGGAGTACCGCGACCGCCTCGGATCGATCGTGCTGTGGACCGGCATGATCCTGTGCGCCCTCGGGGGAGCGTTGGCGATCGTCGGCAGCGGCAGCGTCGCGGCGGTCCGGGGCTGGGGCTACCTGCTCGTGATCACCATCCCGCTCACCGTCGCCGGCTACTTTCTCGGGTCCGCGCGCGAGGGGGAGCGCACTTCCCTGAGCGCGGTCGTCGCGCAGTCGATGCTGGCCGCCGGAATCGTCGGGGTCGCGATCAGTCCGCTGCTCCCCGGCGGAACGGCGGGGCTCGCGCTCGTCGATCCGACCCCGCTGCTGCTGCTCGTCGTCACGGGCCTGACGAGCTTCTTCGTCGCGCCGCTGCTCTACTTCGACGCGATCCACCGGGCCGGATACGTCGTGCCCCCCCTGTTGATGACCGGTATCCCCGTGTTCGCGGGGATCCTGAGCTGGGGCATCCTATCGATCCCGATCCCGGCCCTCGGTCTCGTGGGAATCCCGGTCGCGGTCGGGGGCGCGATCCTCGCGCTGCGCGCGGAGACCGCCGCGCCCTCTCGAGCGGCCGCGGGCTCGCCGCCGGGCTAG
- a CDS encoding DNA polymerase domain-containing protein, which yields MRAVELFFLEGSYQAVDDGVVVELFGRTREGESMVARYYGFRPYFILAEPTDDDRARLAADPEIVGVEGLTTWVGGRDRAAIRVTLHRPWLVPEYRDRYRRKGDDASVLACDIPFVHRFLYDRRLGLTLAFDAEDEPEEIRARYTVPCVVRVVTDRREIGPAEPFRPSLRVLSFDIENAIRERTIFTICGVADGADRPRRTFRIGQIEERAILEEFVRIVREEDPDVITGYNIGGYDLPLLVERAEALGLPPLALGREKGEPRSSNDRLWKITGRIVADAWWSARRDLRPKQESLQYVARVLLNDTKLDVDRRNISEEWRRDPGRVMEYCEHDADLALRILARLRAMEKAADLATVARLPLEEGLNGRTSLFIDAMLIPAADARSVGVPPTHRLGRDAPIEGGYVHAIRAGLYPWVVVLDFKSMYPSIIISHNLCFTTLSPEGTTVAPSGARFLSAEVRPGIIPGILAGLLADRERFRQLGRSAETPELGAYYDGLQNAVKILMNSFYGVLASSFYRFTNKDIGSAITSFARAAITSIIGELEADGHEVVYSDTDSVFVRSPVASLEGAKEFGEAVARRFTREGVTFEFQSVYEALFSHGAKKRYVGHAVWPRDEVVIRGYETRRSDAFDYQSDALLEVFDLVLKGDTDAAVRRSRELVQAVRERAVPPERLVIARSVRAEGEYNAATRDALPFLRVFRQLQQEGYDVIPGMRVAWIVTDSRKSPQEVEPWIEGRPFAKQPDWEYYADRVAQTLARVTEVFDWDAASLLRGSHQRRLGSPDPATEPAEPGAPATLDTPASDVGRAGRRRTTNRQLSDWT from the coding sequence GTGCGAGCGGTCGAGCTGTTTTTCCTCGAAGGTTCGTACCAGGCCGTCGACGACGGCGTCGTCGTCGAGCTGTTCGGCCGCACGCGCGAGGGCGAGTCGATGGTCGCTCGCTACTACGGGTTCCGGCCGTACTTCATTCTGGCGGAGCCGACCGACGACGACCGCGCGCGCCTCGCCGCCGACCCGGAGATCGTCGGCGTCGAGGGTCTCACCACCTGGGTCGGTGGGCGGGACCGCGCGGCGATCCGGGTGACCCTGCACCGTCCGTGGCTGGTGCCCGAGTACCGGGACCGGTACCGTCGCAAGGGCGACGACGCCAGCGTCCTCGCCTGCGACATCCCCTTCGTTCACCGCTTCCTCTACGACCGGCGCCTCGGGCTCACGCTCGCGTTCGACGCCGAGGACGAGCCCGAGGAGATCCGGGCGCGCTACACGGTCCCCTGCGTCGTGCGGGTCGTCACGGACCGGCGGGAGATCGGACCGGCCGAGCCGTTCCGCCCGTCGCTGCGCGTCCTCTCCTTCGACATCGAGAACGCGATCCGTGAGCGCACGATCTTCACGATCTGCGGGGTCGCGGACGGCGCCGATCGGCCCCGTCGGACGTTCCGCATCGGTCAGATCGAGGAGCGCGCCATCCTCGAGGAGTTCGTTCGGATCGTCCGGGAGGAGGACCCGGACGTGATCACGGGGTACAACATCGGCGGCTACGACCTGCCGCTGCTGGTCGAGCGCGCCGAGGCGCTGGGCCTGCCGCCGCTGGCGCTCGGCCGGGAGAAGGGCGAGCCGCGCAGCTCGAACGATCGCCTCTGGAAGATCACCGGCCGCATCGTCGCGGACGCCTGGTGGTCCGCCCGTCGGGACCTGCGCCCGAAGCAGGAGAGCCTCCAGTACGTCGCGCGGGTCCTGCTGAACGACACGAAGCTCGACGTCGACCGCCGCAACATCTCCGAGGAGTGGCGGCGCGACCCCGGGCGCGTCATGGAGTACTGCGAGCACGACGCGGACCTCGCCCTGCGCATCCTCGCCAGGCTGCGCGCGATGGAGAAGGCCGCCGACCTGGCGACCGTCGCCCGGCTGCCGCTCGAGGAGGGGCTGAACGGCCGGACGTCGCTGTTCATCGACGCGATGCTGATCCCGGCGGCCGACGCCCGCTCCGTCGGGGTGCCGCCAACGCACCGCCTCGGCCGGGACGCTCCGATCGAGGGCGGCTACGTCCACGCGATCCGCGCCGGGCTCTATCCGTGGGTCGTGGTGCTCGACTTCAAGTCGATGTACCCGTCGATCATCATCTCCCACAACCTCTGCTTCACCACGCTCTCGCCCGAGGGCACGACGGTCGCTCCGTCCGGCGCCCGGTTCCTCTCGGCGGAGGTCCGTCCTGGCATCATCCCGGGGATCCTCGCCGGCCTGCTCGCCGACCGCGAGCGGTTCCGCCAGCTCGGCCGGTCGGCCGAGACCCCCGAGCTGGGGGCGTACTACGACGGGCTTCAGAACGCGGTCAAGATCCTGATGAACTCGTTCTACGGCGTCCTCGCGTCCAGCTTCTACCGGTTCACGAACAAGGACATCGGCTCGGCGATCACGTCGTTCGCGCGTGCGGCGATCACCTCGATCATCGGCGAGCTCGAGGCCGACGGGCACGAGGTCGTCTACTCCGACACCGACAGCGTGTTCGTCCGCTCGCCGGTGGCGTCCCTCGAGGGCGCGAAGGAGTTCGGCGAGGCGGTCGCGCGGCGGTTCACGCGCGAGGGCGTCACCTTCGAGTTCCAGTCGGTCTACGAGGCGCTGTTCTCGCACGGCGCGAAGAAGCGGTACGTCGGCCACGCCGTGTGGCCCCGGGACGAGGTGGTCATCCGGGGCTACGAGACGCGACGATCCGACGCCTTCGACTACCAGTCCGATGCGCTGCTCGAGGTCTTCGACCTCGTGCTCAAGGGCGACACCGACGCGGCGGTCCGGCGATCGCGCGAGCTCGTCCAGGCCGTTCGCGAGCGCGCGGTGCCGCCCGAGCGGCTCGTGATCGCCCGCTCGGTCCGTGCCGAGGGCGAGTACAACGCCGCGACCCGGGACGCGCTCCCCTTCCTCCGCGTGTTCCGGCAGCTGCAGCAGGAGGGCTATGACGTGATCCCCGGGATGCGCGTGGCCTGGATCGTCACCGACTCGCGCAAGAGCCCGCAGGAGGTCGAGCCCTGGATCGAGGGGCGCCCGTTCGCCAAGCAGCCGGACTGGGAGTACTATGCCGACCGCGTCGCGCAGACGCTCGCACGAGTGACCGAGGTCTTCGACTGGGACGCCGCATCGCTCCTGCGCGGCAGCCACCAGCGCCGGCTCGGATCGCCGGATCCCGCGACGGAGCCCGCCGAGCCGGGAGCACCGGCGACGCTCGACACGCCCGCCAGCGACGTCGGGCGCGCGGGGCGACGACGGACCACCAACCGCCAGCTCAGTGACTGGACCTAG
- a CDS encoding uracil-DNA glycosylase — protein MMGTYAGGPRTRPPAGWRRRWRALSREIATCQKCPLGRSRTHAVVYRGGLAPRIVFVGEAPGAAEDATGLPFVGRSGRRLDEAIRSLGLAAGDFGVLNLIKCRPPANRFEPRAASACRPYLERQLDLLAPERLVTLGAHALRVLDPSAPAMLQAAGRPRTAGRGPIFPMIHPAAALRSRQLAARWGADVERLGRWLRETPAQPV, from the coding sequence ATGATGGGCACGTACGCCGGTGGACCGCGGACGAGACCGCCTGCCGGATGGCGTCGGCGGTGGCGCGCGCTCTCCCGGGAGATCGCGACGTGCCAGAAGTGCCCGCTGGGGCGTTCGCGCACCCATGCGGTGGTTTACCGCGGAGGGCTCGCCCCCCGGATCGTGTTCGTCGGGGAAGCGCCCGGGGCCGCGGAGGATGCGACGGGTCTCCCGTTCGTGGGACGGTCCGGGCGACGGCTCGATGAGGCGATCCGATCCCTGGGACTGGCGGCGGGCGACTTCGGCGTCCTCAACCTCATCAAGTGCCGCCCGCCCGCCAATCGGTTCGAGCCGCGAGCGGCGAGCGCTTGCCGGCCGTACCTCGAGCGACAGCTCGACCTGCTCGCGCCCGAGCGGCTCGTGACCCTCGGCGCCCACGCGCTCCGGGTGCTGGACCCCTCCGCTCCGGCGATGCTGCAGGCCGCCGGCCGACCCCGCACCGCCGGACGTGGGCCAATCTTCCCGATGATCCACCCCGCGGCCGCGCTGCGCTCGCGACAGCTCGCCGCGCGCTGGGGCGCCGACGTCGAGCGTCTCGGGCGCTGGCTGCGCGAGACGCCCGCGCAACCCGTTTAA
- a CDS encoding 30S ribosomal protein S12, with protein sequence MPPPSGLNTAGRLAALRQRRRWSDRYYKRRTLHLKERSDPLEGAPQARGIVIEKVGVEAKQPNSAIRKCIKVQLIKNGRQVTAFAVGDGAINFIDEHDEVLVEGIGGRMGRSYGDIPGVRYKVIQVNGVSLDELVRGRKEKPAR encoded by the coding sequence ATGCCGCCGCCGTCGGGCCTCAACACCGCCGGGCGACTCGCCGCCCTCCGCCAGCGGCGACGCTGGTCCGACCGGTACTACAAGCGGCGCACGCTCCACCTCAAGGAGCGCTCCGATCCGCTCGAGGGAGCTCCGCAGGCCCGCGGGATCGTGATCGAGAAGGTCGGCGTCGAGGCCAAGCAACCGAACTCCGCGATCCGCAAGTGCATCAAGGTCCAGCTGATCAAGAACGGGCGCCAGGTCACGGCGTTCGCCGTCGGCGACGGGGCGATCAACTTCATCGACGAGCACGACGAGGTCCTCGTCGAGGGCATCGGCGGCCGCATGGGGCGGTCGTACGGCGACATCCCCGGGGTGCGCTACAAGGTGATCCAGGTCAACGGCGTCTCGCTCGATGAGCTCGTACGCGGCCGCAAGGAGAAGCCGGCCCGATGA
- a CDS encoding 30S ribosomal protein S7 — MSGDPVPIPPAEPTGEDVGPIVQRPQPAAPPPFPVPPLFGKYPFEGVEVHDPGLVPYLYLHAVYAPHTEGRLSGKPFLKTRMHLVERLANHLMKGGKFTGKKSKALATVRSAFDELAKREGANPLQLLVDAVENAAPREEVTRLQFGGISVPRAVDASPARRLNVAIRNLALGAIQASRKSTKPIHTCLADEIALAAKGNLSSFAVGRKEEVERVAQSAR; from the coding sequence ATGAGCGGCGATCCGGTGCCGATCCCCCCGGCCGAGCCGACCGGCGAGGACGTCGGTCCTATCGTCCAGCGTCCCCAGCCAGCGGCTCCGCCCCCGTTCCCCGTGCCCCCGCTGTTCGGCAAGTACCCGTTCGAGGGGGTCGAGGTCCACGACCCCGGGCTCGTGCCGTACCTGTATCTGCACGCGGTCTACGCGCCCCACACGGAGGGGCGTCTCTCGGGGAAGCCGTTCCTCAAGACGCGCATGCACCTGGTCGAGCGGCTGGCGAACCACCTGATGAAGGGCGGCAAGTTCACCGGCAAGAAGTCGAAGGCGCTCGCGACGGTGCGCAGCGCGTTCGACGAGCTCGCGAAGCGAGAGGGGGCGAACCCACTGCAGCTCCTGGTCGACGCGGTCGAGAACGCCGCGCCGCGCGAGGAGGTCACGCGGCTCCAGTTCGGCGGGATCAGCGTCCCGCGGGCGGTGGATGCCTCGCCCGCCCGGCGGCTGAACGTGGCGATTCGCAACCTCGCCCTCGGCGCGATCCAGGCCTCGCGCAAGTCCACGAAGCCGATCCACACCTGCCTCGCGGACGAGATCGCGCTGGCCGCGAAGGGCAACCTGTCGAGCTTCGCCGTGGGTCGCAAGGAAGAGGTCGAACGCGTCGCCCAGTCGGCCCGCTGA
- a CDS encoding elongation factor EF-2, whose product MRAELAKAIPEMMHQVDKIRNIGIVAHIHHGKTTLSDNLLAAAGMISNELAGKQLLLNFDEQEQARLLTINNADVSIVHEYEKSNYLINLIDTPGHVDFGGDVTRAMRAVDGAVVVVCAVEGVMAQTETVLRQALREKVKPVLFINKVDRAIKELQLTPESLQRRFATIISEVNELIRRMAPEEFVDAWSVDPRDGSVAFGSGYENWAISVPYMQRTGVKFPDIIEYVTSGRSKEIAQRAKINDVIFDMVVKHLPSPRVAQQYRIPNIWRGDIGSPIGQAMLATDAAGPTAFMVTDITMDPNAGEIATGRVFSGKLQKGMELQIIGTKIKNRIQHVSLFMGPERLMVEEVTAGNIGAVIGLTDAFAGTTTSTAVDMVPFEEIRHVSEPVVTVAIEPKRMADLPKLIETMRKVAKEDASLRVEINPETGEHLLSGMGELHLEITQYRIVNDYKVEIESSKPIVVYRELVQHPGGPFEGKSPNKHNRFYLEVEPLPMPVVQAIKDGEVPQGKSFKDVKTLVTKLEGLGIPRDEGRGIVAVEGTNVLFDVTKGIQYLNETMDLIVDAFKEAMNRGPLANEKVYGLKVRLVDAKLHEDSIHRGPAQTIPAARSGMYGAMVLADRILLEPFQKVTVNVPQEVLAGATRELQRRRGEILDMTSVGDLQTITAKVPVAEMFGFASDIRSATAGKVLWSTESMGFEPVPVELQPGVVAEIRQRRGLKPEPYDAAYYAG is encoded by the coding sequence ATCCGGGCGGAGTTGGCGAAGGCCATCCCCGAGATGATGCACCAGGTCGACAAGATCCGCAACATCGGGATCGTCGCTCACATCCATCACGGCAAGACGACCCTCAGCGACAACCTCCTCGCCGCCGCCGGCATGATCTCGAACGAGCTCGCCGGAAAGCAGTTGCTGCTCAACTTCGACGAGCAAGAGCAGGCGCGCCTCCTCACGATCAACAACGCCGACGTCTCGATCGTCCACGAGTACGAGAAATCGAACTACCTGATCAACCTCATCGACACGCCGGGCCACGTCGACTTCGGCGGGGACGTCACGCGCGCGATGCGCGCGGTCGACGGGGCGGTCGTCGTCGTCTGCGCGGTCGAGGGCGTCATGGCACAGACCGAGACGGTGCTGCGCCAGGCGCTCCGCGAGAAGGTCAAGCCGGTCCTGTTCATCAACAAGGTCGACCGAGCGATCAAGGAGCTCCAGCTGACGCCGGAATCACTGCAGCGGCGCTTCGCGACGATCATCTCCGAGGTCAACGAGCTGATACGGCGCATGGCCCCCGAGGAGTTCGTCGACGCCTGGAGCGTCGACCCGCGCGACGGGTCCGTCGCCTTCGGCTCCGGCTATGAGAACTGGGCGATCAGCGTGCCGTACATGCAGCGGACCGGCGTGAAGTTTCCCGACATCATCGAGTACGTCACGAGCGGCCGGTCGAAGGAGATCGCGCAGCGCGCGAAGATCAACGACGTGATCTTCGACATGGTGGTCAAGCACCTTCCCAGCCCGCGCGTCGCGCAGCAGTACCGCATCCCGAACATCTGGCGGGGCGACATCGGCTCGCCGATCGGTCAGGCGATGCTCGCGACGGATGCCGCGGGCCCGACGGCGTTCATGGTCACCGACATCACCATGGACCCGAACGCCGGCGAGATCGCGACCGGCCGGGTCTTCTCCGGCAAGCTGCAGAAGGGCATGGAGCTGCAGATCATCGGGACCAAGATCAAGAACCGGATCCAGCACGTCTCGCTCTTCATGGGCCCCGAGCGGCTGATGGTCGAGGAGGTCACGGCCGGCAACATCGGCGCGGTCATCGGCCTCACGGACGCGTTCGCGGGGACGACCACGTCGACGGCCGTGGACATGGTGCCGTTCGAGGAGATCCGGCACGTCTCGGAGCCGGTCGTCACGGTCGCGATCGAGCCCAAGCGGATGGCCGATCTGCCCAAGCTGATCGAGACGATGCGCAAGGTCGCCAAGGAGGACGCGAGCCTGCGGGTCGAGATCAACCCCGAAACGGGGGAGCACCTGCTGAGCGGGATGGGCGAGCTCCACCTCGAGATCACCCAGTACCGGATCGTCAACGACTACAAGGTCGAGATCGAGTCGTCCAAGCCGATCGTCGTCTACCGCGAGCTCGTCCAGCATCCGGGCGGCCCGTTCGAGGGCAAGTCCCCGAACAAGCACAACCGCTTCTACCTCGAGGTGGAGCCGCTCCCGATGCCGGTCGTCCAGGCGATCAAGGACGGCGAGGTCCCCCAGGGCAAGTCGTTCAAGGACGTCAAGACCCTCGTCACCAAGCTCGAGGGGCTGGGGATCCCGCGGGACGAGGGCCGGGGGATCGTCGCGGTCGAGGGGACGAACGTCCTGTTCGACGTCACGAAGGGCATCCAGTACCTCAACGAGACGATGGACCTCATCGTCGACGCGTTCAAGGAGGCGATGAACCGCGGCCCGCTCGCGAACGAGAAGGTCTACGGCCTCAAGGTCCGACTCGTCGACGCCAAGCTCCACGAGGACTCGATCCACCGCGGTCCGGCCCAGACGATCCCCGCCGCCCGGTCCGGGATGTACGGCGCGATGGTGCTCGCCGACCGGATCCTGCTCGAGCCGTTCCAGAAGGTGACGGTGAACGTCCCGCAGGAGGTGCTCGCCGGCGCGACCCGGGAGCTCCAGCGTCGCCGCGGCGAGATCCTCGACATGACGAGCGTCGGCGACCTGCAGACGATCACGGCGAAGGTCCCGGTCGCCGAGATGTTCGGCTTCGCCTCCGACATCCGCAGCGCGACCGCCGGCAAGGTGCTCTGGTCGACCGAGTCGATGGGCTTCGAGCCGGTGCCGGTCGAGCTCCAGCCCGGCGTGGTCGCGGAGATCCGCCAGCGCCGGGGGCTCAAGCCCGAACCCTACGACGCGGCCTACTACGCCGGGTGA
- a CDS encoding methylated-DNA--[protein]-cysteine S-methyltransferase — protein sequence MDLSVEFADVPTPIGTFRVAYRGSTVRVVDLLENGVAQTGTPVGAARRKAPFPAGSPPRQLQEYFRGDRRGFELEVDPDTASEFDRTVWATLRGVGAGQTLTYAELARRAGYGGSARAVGGAMARNPIPIVIPCHRVIGTGGSITGYGLGLWRKRWLLDHEGAWPIRSRSAEGPRDRSQRTLDVSSATA from the coding sequence GTGGACCTCTCCGTCGAGTTCGCGGACGTCCCCACGCCGATCGGTACGTTCCGCGTCGCCTATCGCGGTTCGACCGTGCGGGTCGTGGACCTCCTCGAGAACGGCGTGGCCCAGACCGGTACGCCGGTCGGTGCGGCCCGGCGCAAGGCGCCGTTCCCCGCCGGCAGCCCGCCCCGCCAGCTCCAGGAGTACTTCCGCGGCGACCGCCGCGGCTTCGAGCTCGAGGTCGATCCGGACACCGCCTCCGAGTTCGACCGCACCGTCTGGGCGACCCTGCGCGGCGTCGGGGCGGGGCAGACCCTCACCTACGCCGAGCTGGCCCGTCGGGCCGGCTACGGCGGGTCCGCCCGGGCCGTGGGCGGCGCCATGGCCCGCAATCCGATACCGATCGTGATCCCCTGCCATCGCGTGATCGGCACCGGGGGCTCGATCACCGGTTACGGACTGGGCCTCTGGAGGAAGCGCTGGCTCCTCGACCACGAGGGTGCCTGGCCGATCCGCTCCCGCTCCGCCGAAGGGCCGCGGGACCGCTCCCAGCGGACGCTCGACGTCTCCTCCGCGACGGCGTGA
- the radB gene encoding DNA repair and recombination protein RadB, translating to MPTERWPTGIGSIDGLLGGGLETDCLTEIYGEGGSGKTLFCLELAVRAAREDRWVFYVDTEGVSVDRLRAIAGDELERLLHRILLSTPRDLAEQGRAIATACALTREGQRPVGLIVVDSATYYYRLSLSGSDEDEARQALSLELAELVATALQAEVPVVLTNQVWRSVSAGTLEPLGGSFLNHAAKTILRFERLAGARRRAVLVKHRSRPEASAEFRIGPTGLESVAGGERFATSPAAD from the coding sequence GTGCCGACCGAGCGCTGGCCGACGGGGATCGGATCGATCGACGGCCTCCTCGGCGGGGGGCTCGAGACCGACTGCCTTACCGAGATCTACGGGGAGGGCGGGAGCGGCAAGACGCTGTTCTGCCTCGAGCTCGCGGTCCGGGCCGCGCGGGAGGACCGCTGGGTCTTCTACGTCGACACCGAGGGGGTGAGCGTCGACCGGCTCCGGGCGATCGCGGGCGACGAGCTCGAGCGACTGCTGCACCGCATCCTCCTGTCCACGCCGCGCGACCTCGCCGAGCAGGGGCGGGCGATCGCGACCGCCTGCGCGCTCACCCGGGAGGGCCAGCGTCCGGTCGGCCTGATCGTCGTCGACTCGGCGACCTACTACTACCGGCTCTCGCTGTCGGGATCGGACGAGGACGAGGCGCGACAGGCGCTCAGCCTGGAGCTCGCCGAGCTCGTCGCGACGGCCCTGCAGGCCGAGGTCCCGGTCGTCCTCACGAACCAGGTCTGGCGCAGCGTGAGCGCGGGGACCCTCGAGCCCCTCGGCGGATCGTTCCTGAACCACGCGGCGAAGACGATCCTGCGCTTCGAGCGCCTCGCCGGCGCGCGGCGGCGGGCGGTCCTCGTGAAGCACCGGAGCCGGCCCGAGGCCTCGGCCGAGTTCCGCATCGGGCCGACGGGCCTCGAGTCCGTCGCCGGCGGGGAGCGTTTCGCGACCTCTCCCGCCGCGGACTAG
- a CDS encoding MBL fold metallo-hydrolase, whose protein sequence is MGRATVTFLGGVREIGGNKILIEDGPDRVLFDFGPSFSRRAQEFYVNYLRPRSTCPAKDLLEFDLIPALPGLYSRAALADAELAYRPPEVHAVFVSHAHADHAGYLHLLDPEIPVHVGEGTKTLLDAIETSTTQMRYGEHPWRLFHGGERIRVGGIEVVPFPVDHSIPFAFGFLVRTSEGSLAYTGDFRAHGPRAADTLAFVAAATQERVDGLLIEGTRAGPDARANLSEAGVREGVDRILASEERLALACTYPRDVDRLVTLHTAALAADRELVVSARTAHLLSAVAPRFRAGSIPVPGRAEGLRVYARKKQRSSLWERPYLETALSAEEVRGQGRRYLLALDLPHFAELIDLRPPRGAPFVHSMSEPFSEDDVDDRVLHNWLDHFGLAFHQMHASGHASAPELADIVRSVAPRSVYPIHTEHPEAFGSADVPVRAPELGRAYRIGSAARAPSH, encoded by the coding sequence GTGGGCCGGGCGACGGTCACCTTTCTCGGCGGCGTGCGCGAGATCGGTGGCAACAAGATCCTCATCGAGGACGGCCCGGACCGCGTCCTGTTCGACTTCGGACCGTCGTTCTCGCGCCGCGCGCAGGAGTTCTACGTGAACTACCTCCGACCCCGATCGACCTGCCCGGCGAAGGACCTCCTCGAATTCGACCTGATCCCCGCCCTGCCGGGTCTGTACTCGCGGGCCGCGCTGGCCGACGCCGAGCTCGCCTACCGGCCGCCGGAGGTGCACGCGGTGTTCGTCAGCCACGCGCACGCCGACCACGCCGGCTACCTCCACCTCCTCGATCCGGAGATCCCGGTCCACGTCGGCGAGGGGACCAAGACGCTGCTCGACGCGATCGAGACGTCGACGACCCAGATGCGCTACGGCGAGCATCCGTGGCGGCTCTTCCACGGCGGGGAGCGGATCCGCGTCGGCGGCATCGAGGTCGTACCGTTCCCCGTCGACCACTCGATCCCGTTCGCCTTCGGCTTCCTCGTGCGCACCTCCGAGGGAAGCCTCGCGTACACGGGGGACTTCCGCGCGCACGGTCCGCGGGCCGCCGATACCCTTGCGTTCGTCGCGGCGGCCACCCAGGAGCGGGTCGACGGGCTCCTCATCGAGGGCACGCGGGCCGGCCCCGACGCGCGCGCGAACCTGAGCGAGGCGGGGGTGCGGGAGGGCGTGGACCGGATCCTCGCGTCGGAAGAGCGTCTCGCGCTCGCGTGCACCTACCCGCGCGACGTCGACCGCCTCGTCACGCTCCACACCGCGGCGCTGGCCGCGGACCGAGAGCTCGTCGTCTCGGCCCGCACCGCGCATCTCCTGAGCGCGGTGGCGCCCCGGTTCCGGGCCGGATCGATACCGGTCCCGGGCCGCGCCGAGGGTCTACGGGTCTACGCCCGCAAGAAGCAGCGATCGTCGCTCTGGGAGCGCCCGTACCTCGAGACCGCGCTGTCGGCCGAGGAAGTGCGCGGCCAAGGACGCCGCTACCTGCTCGCGCTGGACCTCCCGCACTTCGCCGAGCTGATCGACCTGCGACCCCCGCGCGGCGCCCCCTTCGTCCACTCGATGAGCGAGCCGTTCAGCGAGGACGACGTCGACGATCGGGTGCTCCACAACTGGCTCGATCACTTCGGGCTCGCGTTCCACCAGATGCACGCGAGCGGCCACGCCTCGGCGCCCGAGCTCGCCGACATCGTCCGCTCGGTCGCGCCCCGCTCGGTCTACCCGATCCACACCGAGCATCCGGAAGCGTTCGGGTCCGCCGACGTCCCCGTGCGCGCTCCCGAGCTCGGGAGAGCCTACCGCATCGGGAGCGCGGCGCGCGCTCCGAGCCATTAA